The Hymenobacter baengnokdamensis genome includes a region encoding these proteins:
- a CDS encoding energy transducer TonB: MSLLPAFLTDSLDEVVFEGRNRAYGAYQLRQDYQQHLTSAGGLTVVLLAGLVLGWNIWQALAPAPVVMVPHIVALDPIIPPMQATVEKAKPAVVAPPRPHSIVAHRALTQPTQVTKDELAPPRPATTPVEAVADGLTGPVVPGIAADDAGVAGTAGPASSTTAVATPAPTEPFRYVEKMPEFAGGQEALLRYLRSHLRYPGAALAAGISGRVFMSFVVGADGQISDVTILKGLGYGLDEEALRVICQMPAWTPGYQSKHAVPVRFTLPITFQYQ, from the coding sequence ATGTCTCTGCTTCCTGCATTTTTGACTGACAGCCTCGACGAGGTAGTATTTGAGGGCCGTAACCGGGCGTATGGCGCTTACCAGCTGCGGCAAGACTATCAGCAGCACCTGACCTCGGCGGGCGGCCTGACGGTGGTGCTGCTGGCGGGCCTGGTGCTGGGCTGGAATATCTGGCAGGCGCTGGCTCCGGCCCCGGTGGTAATGGTACCGCATATAGTAGCTCTTGACCCCATCATTCCGCCCATGCAGGCAACAGTGGAAAAGGCCAAGCCAGCCGTGGTAGCGCCACCCCGCCCCCATAGCATTGTGGCGCATCGGGCCCTTACGCAGCCGACGCAAGTGACCAAAGATGAGCTGGCTCCTCCCCGCCCTGCTACTACCCCGGTCGAAGCGGTAGCTGATGGCCTCACCGGGCCAGTGGTACCAGGGATAGCGGCCGACGATGCCGGTGTGGCCGGTACCGCGGGCCCGGCAAGCAGTACCACTGCCGTTGCTACTCCCGCGCCCACCGAGCCGTTTCGCTACGTCGAAAAAATGCCGGAGTTTGCCGGTGGGCAGGAAGCCTTACTGCGCTACTTGCGCAGCCACCTGCGCTACCCCGGCGCTGCCCTGGCGGCTGGCATCAGCGGGCGGGTATTTATGAGCTTCGTGGTAGGAGCTGATGGCCAGATTTCGGACGTTACCATTTTGAAAGGCTTAGGCTATGGCCTCGACGAGGAAGCCCTGCGGGTAATCTGCCAGATGCCCGCCTGGACGCCCGGCTACCAAAGCAAGCACGCTGTGCCGGTGCGCTTTACCCTGCCTATTACGTTTCAGTACCAGTAG
- a CDS encoding RluA family pseudouridine synthase, translating to MEYFPESSLDPVRNEPDLEADEVGEGDELYEHHRIVADRGQELLRLDKFLLNRLANASRTKIQDAIRAEAVQVNGKVTKPNYRVRPADIITITLPEPPRTGKVVPQEMALDIRYEDADLLIVNKPAGMVVHPAYGNWEGTLVNGLAYHLQNLPTGRNGEIRPGLVHRIDKDTSGLLVIGKTEWAMTHLSQQFFHHTIERSYLALAWGRFDEDAGTVRGHIGRSLRDRKVQAVYPDGSQGKHAVTHYRVLQRYGPVTLLECRLETGRTHQIRAHMQHIGHPLFSDAIYGGDRIRVGQSTGTYKAFVENCFALMPRQALHARSLGFVHPSTGERLFFEAELPEDFTAVLARWESWAATQGV from the coding sequence TAGGAGAGGGCGATGAGCTGTATGAGCACCACCGCATCGTGGCTGACCGGGGGCAGGAACTGCTGCGCCTCGATAAGTTCCTGCTCAACCGCCTGGCGAATGCCTCGCGCACCAAGATTCAGGATGCTATTCGGGCGGAGGCAGTACAGGTAAATGGGAAGGTAACCAAGCCCAACTACCGGGTGCGCCCGGCTGATATCATTACTATTACCCTGCCCGAGCCCCCGCGCACGGGCAAAGTGGTGCCGCAGGAGATGGCGCTTGATATTCGCTATGAGGATGCCGACCTGCTCATCGTAAATAAGCCGGCCGGGATGGTCGTACACCCCGCGTACGGCAATTGGGAGGGAACATTGGTAAATGGGCTGGCGTACCACCTCCAGAACCTGCCTACGGGCCGCAATGGTGAAATAAGGCCGGGTCTGGTGCATCGCATCGATAAGGATACATCCGGCCTGCTCGTCATCGGTAAAACCGAGTGGGCGATGACGCACTTGTCGCAGCAGTTTTTTCATCACACCATCGAGCGCAGCTACCTAGCCCTGGCCTGGGGCCGGTTCGATGAAGACGCCGGCACCGTACGCGGCCACATCGGGCGCAGCCTGCGCGACCGCAAAGTGCAGGCCGTGTACCCCGACGGCAGCCAGGGCAAACACGCCGTGACCCACTACCGGGTACTCCAGCGCTACGGGCCGGTGACCCTGCTGGAGTGCCGCCTCGAAACCGGGCGCACCCACCAGATTCGGGCGCATATGCAGCACATCGGCCACCCGCTATTCAGCGACGCTATTTACGGGGGCGACCGCATCCGGGTGGGACAGTCTACCGGCACCTACAAGGCGTTTGTAGAGAACTGCTTTGCCCTTATGCCCCGGCAGGCGCTGCACGCCCGCTCACTAGGCTTCGTGCATCCCAGCACCGGCGAGCGCCTGTTCTTTGAGGCTGAGCTGCCCGAAGACTTCACGGCAGTGCTGGCCCGCTGGGAAAGCTGGGCCGCCACGCAAGGAGTTTGA
- a CDS encoding ExbD/TolR family protein, which produces MAEIQQQSKDSGKGGKKRAKKMSTKIDMTPMVDLAFLLLTFFMLTTTFAKPNVMQLTMPVKDKNLKDDEQTKIKASQAVTIILAPDNKVFYFFGLNEPTDPSVPKPEIKVTDFSANGIRKVLLERQHQQPEPIILIEPYVYEGKEAKYKNMVDILDEMNITNQKKYALIDIPKKDIDLIKTQKLL; this is translated from the coding sequence AACAACAGAGTAAAGACTCTGGCAAAGGCGGTAAAAAGCGGGCCAAGAAAATGTCGACCAAAATCGACATGACGCCCATGGTTGACCTGGCCTTCCTGCTGCTGACATTCTTTATGCTCACCACCACCTTCGCCAAGCCCAACGTGATGCAGCTCACGATGCCGGTGAAGGATAAGAACCTCAAGGACGACGAACAAACCAAAATCAAGGCGTCGCAGGCGGTTACTATTATTCTGGCCCCTGACAACAAGGTTTTTTACTTCTTCGGCCTGAACGAGCCCACCGACCCTTCGGTACCCAAGCCCGAGATTAAGGTAACCGACTTCTCGGCCAATGGCATCCGCAAGGTGCTGCTGGAGCGTCAGCACCAACAGCCCGAACCCATTATTCTGATTGAGCCCTACGTGTACGAAGGCAAAGAGGCGAAATATAAGAATATGGTTGACATTCTGGATGAGATGAACATCACCAATCAGAAGAAATACGCGCTGATTGACATCCCGAAAAAAGACATTGACCTCATTAAAACTCAGAAATTGCTATGA
- a CDS encoding energy transducer TonB, giving the protein MKFTPPVIKKDEEVKKEEVPDQEELKDKTVATVTVKGNTDAPDLSDLSGEGNKVVEEVVENKVYTYVEQMPALPGGGGMGAIVAAIQKNFRYPAVDLRNQVEGRVFASFTVDENGDVSDVKIVKGLTGTVDAETIRSIKALPKFIPGKQNGRAVKVSFTVPVTLKIQ; this is encoded by the coding sequence GTGAAGTTCACGCCGCCGGTAATTAAAAAGGACGAGGAAGTGAAAAAGGAGGAAGTACCCGACCAGGAGGAGCTGAAGGATAAAACGGTAGCGACCGTAACCGTAAAAGGTAACACGGATGCCCCCGACCTGAGCGACCTGAGCGGCGAAGGCAATAAAGTGGTCGAAGAAGTTGTAGAAAATAAAGTCTACACCTACGTCGAGCAAATGCCGGCCCTCCCCGGTGGTGGTGGCATGGGTGCCATCGTGGCAGCCATCCAGAAAAACTTCCGCTACCCGGCCGTTGACCTGCGCAACCAGGTAGAAGGCCGTGTGTTTGCCAGCTTCACCGTAGATGAGAATGGCGACGTATCGGACGTGAAAATCGTGAAAGGCCTGACTGGCACGGTTGACGCCGAAACTATCCGCTCTATCAAGGCGCTGCCGAAGTTTATCCCCGGTAAGCAGAATGGCCGGGCAGTGAAAGTATCGTTTACGGTACCAGTAACGCTGAAAATTCAATAA
- a CDS encoding tetratricopeptide repeat protein, whose product MPFKPWKPLLLTALTVGAGATAATAQTVASAQKAIELGRYNEARADLRGNSSPEANFELGRIYQMRDLPDSASYYFNRAAGPTPFGMVAEGRALLAKGKAGEADAKFDAAAKATKNKDARVLTMIAQAYGESDVKDITKPLTYVKTAEALGKGKDDPALMVARGDIYLKTDQGGGEAMSSYDRAIAANPNYTEAYLKKGILSVRSRNGATAKESLDKAIAVDPKYAPAYKELAEMYYSAGQYDKAVSTFQQYRDMAEKSPKTDAEYASFLYLSKKYPESLAEVNKVLAAEPNNFTMNRLKAFDLYETGDYNGALAAMDNFLKIAPPEKILPEDNAYRSKILVKTGKGSDAIDVMQKSIASITDPIKKNEALHELATTYNSQKQYANAIRTYKQIMATPYGDLSDQFRLGAAYSGNKQYAQADSVYNIITTAKPTYAPAYQARAQANFNLDPDSKKGLAKPYYEKYIELTSADPTKYKNGLVEANNYLGYYNLQKGDKAAATPYYQKVLELDPTNSDAIGAMKIIKGVPSRTTATKKTTTTTVKKK is encoded by the coding sequence ATGCCTTTCAAGCCCTGGAAACCGCTGCTGCTGACCGCCCTCACCGTAGGGGCCGGCGCTACGGCCGCCACCGCCCAAACTGTAGCCAGCGCTCAAAAAGCCATTGAGCTTGGCCGCTATAACGAGGCTCGTGCCGACCTGCGTGGCAACAGCAGCCCCGAAGCCAACTTCGAGCTGGGCCGCATCTACCAGATGCGCGACCTGCCCGATTCTGCTTCCTATTACTTTAACCGCGCCGCTGGCCCTACGCCCTTTGGCATGGTTGCCGAAGGCCGGGCATTGCTGGCCAAAGGCAAAGCCGGAGAGGCCGACGCCAAGTTTGATGCCGCTGCTAAAGCCACCAAAAATAAAGACGCCCGGGTGCTGACCATGATTGCGCAGGCCTACGGCGAGTCTGACGTAAAGGATATTACCAAGCCGCTTACGTACGTTAAGACGGCCGAAGCCCTCGGCAAGGGGAAAGACGACCCGGCTCTGATGGTAGCCCGCGGTGATATCTACCTCAAAACTGACCAGGGTGGCGGCGAAGCCATGAGTAGCTACGACCGGGCTATCGCAGCCAATCCCAATTACACGGAGGCTTACCTGAAGAAGGGTATCCTGAGTGTGCGCAGTCGCAACGGTGCTACTGCCAAGGAAAGCCTTGACAAAGCTATTGCTGTTGACCCCAAGTACGCCCCTGCTTACAAGGAGCTGGCCGAGATGTATTACTCAGCAGGACAGTATGATAAGGCCGTTAGCACCTTCCAGCAGTACAGGGATATGGCCGAGAAGTCGCCTAAAACCGATGCCGAATATGCTTCCTTCCTCTATCTGAGCAAGAAGTATCCGGAGTCGCTGGCAGAAGTGAATAAAGTGCTGGCCGCTGAGCCCAACAACTTTACCATGAATCGCCTCAAGGCTTTTGACCTGTATGAGACGGGCGATTATAATGGTGCGCTGGCCGCGATGGACAACTTCCTGAAAATTGCGCCACCGGAGAAGATTCTTCCCGAAGACAATGCTTACCGGAGCAAAATTCTGGTTAAGACGGGCAAGGGGAGCGATGCAATTGATGTAATGCAAAAATCCATTGCCAGCATTACCGACCCTATCAAGAAAAATGAGGCGCTGCACGAACTGGCCACGACTTATAACTCCCAGAAGCAGTATGCTAACGCTATCCGGACCTACAAGCAGATAATGGCTACGCCTTACGGCGACCTGAGCGACCAGTTCCGCCTGGGTGCTGCCTACAGCGGCAATAAGCAGTATGCGCAGGCCGACAGCGTGTATAACATCATTACCACGGCCAAGCCTACTTATGCCCCCGCTTATCAGGCCCGTGCGCAGGCCAACTTCAACCTCGACCCCGACTCGAAGAAAGGGCTGGCCAAGCCTTATTATGAGAAGTATATCGAGCTGACCAGCGCCGACCCAACCAAGTACAAGAACGGCCTGGTGGAGGCTAACAACTACCTGGGCTACTACAACCTGCAAAAGGGTGATAAGGCTGCCGCCACTCCCTACTACCAGAAGGTACTGGAGCTGGACCCAACCAACTCGGATGCAATAGGGGCCATGAAGATTATCAAAGGCGTACCGTCCCGTACTACCGCCACGAAAAAGACCACTACAACTACCGTTAAGAAGAAATAA
- a CDS encoding PstS family phosphate ABC transporter substrate-binding protein: MILAKPTWRPGRAILGALLLTSCLLPACHPDRSAGTSEDATDTPTSGHVGISVDETFAPVMESQVDTFQKLYVDAHLKVTYQPEDSVFLDLLNDKVKAIVVSRELNADEKKELDKQNMLPRATKVGIDGLAIILHPSNPDTLLTVAQLRSIFSGQTAQWSEVSGQKKLGGINVVFDANRSSTSRFVRDTLLRGGALSPKAAATQSNRKLIEYVATHPSAIGIVGVNWISDFDDPNVRGFLRRIRVASITARPHPTKDDYIQPYQVYLAPKPAALLKEHPELQNYPLRRDIYAISREARAGLGSGFVSFVAGQKGQLIFQKSGLMPANMQARIVTTNKRQ; this comes from the coding sequence ATGATTTTAGCTAAACCAACCTGGCGGCCCGGCCGCGCTATACTGGGAGCCCTGCTGCTCACAAGCTGCCTGCTGCCCGCCTGCCACCCCGACCGCTCGGCCGGCACCAGCGAGGACGCTACCGATACCCCTACCAGCGGCCACGTAGGCATCAGCGTCGATGAAACCTTTGCGCCCGTAATGGAATCGCAGGTCGATACATTTCAAAAACTCTATGTTGATGCGCACCTGAAAGTGACGTATCAACCCGAAGACAGCGTTTTTCTCGACCTGCTGAATGACAAGGTAAAGGCCATTGTAGTGTCGCGCGAGCTCAATGCGGACGAGAAAAAGGAGTTGGACAAGCAAAATATGCTGCCCCGCGCTACCAAAGTGGGCATTGATGGTCTGGCCATTATTTTGCACCCATCCAACCCCGACACGCTGCTCACAGTAGCCCAGTTGCGGAGCATCTTCAGCGGCCAGACGGCCCAGTGGAGTGAAGTGAGCGGCCAAAAGAAGCTAGGGGGCATCAACGTAGTATTTGATGCCAACCGCAGCAGCACCAGCCGCTTCGTGCGCGATACGCTGCTGCGCGGGGGCGCCCTGAGCCCCAAGGCTGCGGCTACGCAATCGAACCGCAAGCTTATTGAGTACGTGGCCACGCACCCAAGCGCGATTGGCATAGTGGGCGTCAACTGGATTTCGGACTTTGATGACCCCAACGTGCGCGGCTTTCTGCGGCGCATTCGGGTGGCCAGTATCACGGCCCGCCCCCACCCTACCAAAGATGACTACATCCAGCCCTACCAGGTGTACCTGGCTCCTAAACCGGCCGCGTTGCTGAAGGAACACCCGGAGCTGCAGAACTATCCGCTGCGCCGTGATATCTACGCTATCAGCCGGGAAGCGCGGGCCGGGCTTGGCTCAGGTTTTGTGTCGTTTGTAGCCGGGCAAAAGGGGCAGCTCATCTTCCAGAAATCGGGTCTGATGCCTGCGAATATGCAAGCCCGCATCGTTACCACCAACAAACGCCAGTGA